CCGCCGCCGACGCCCTGGCCGCCACGCCGCTGGGGCAGATGGACGCGGTGGCGCTGCAGCGCTTTGCCGTGGACTTTGCCCCACAGCCGCAGGCCGCCGTGGCGCCGCTGCTGGCCGGGCGCACCGTGGCCGTGGCGCGCGATGCGGCCTTCACCTTCATCTACCCGGCCAATGTGCGCACCCTGGAGCAGCTGGGCGCGCGCGTGGTGTTTTTCTCGCCGCTGGCCGGTGAGGATCTGCCGCCGTGCGATGCCCTCTGGCTGCCCGGTGGCTACCCCGAGCTGCACGCCGAGCCCCTGGCGACCCATGCGCGCCTGCAGCAGGACTTGCGCGCCCATGTGGCGGCGGGCAAGCCGGTGTGGGCCGAATGCGGCGGCATGATGGCGCTGGCCGAGGCCATCGACCTGCCCGATGGCCGCACGCTGCCCCTGTGGGGCCTGCTGCCCGGGCGCGTGACGCAGCAGCAGCGCCTGGCCGGCCTGGGGCCGCAAGAGCTGGCGCTGCCTGCGGGCGTGCTGCGCGGCCACACCTTTCATTATTCGGTGTTCGACAGCCCCGCGCCCATTGCCTGCCACGCCCACCGGGCGCACGATGGTGCGGCAGGCGAAGCCGTTTACCGCCAGGGCAGCATCCGGGCGAGTTACTTTCATGCCTGGTTTGCCTCCAGCCCGGCGGCCACTGCGGAATTGTTCACATGAGCACCATCGCCACCAGCGAACTGATTTTGGGTGGCCAGAAAAGTGGCAAGTCGCGCCGCGCCGAGCTGCTGGCGCGCCAGTGGCTGGCGCAGTCGCCCACGCACCGCGCCGTGCTCATTGCCACCGGCCAGCCCTGGGATGAGGAGATGCGCCAGCGCATCGAGCGCCACCAGCGCGAGCGCGCCGAGCGCGTGCCCGGCCTGCTCACTGTGGAAGAGCCTTACGCCCTGGCCCCAACCCTGGCGCGCGTGAGCAGCCCGCAGGTGCTGGTGGTGATCGACTGCCTCACCTTGTGGCTGACCAACCTGCTGATGCCGGGTGAAGAATCAGAGCCAAATCGGCCTCTAACGCTTGGCTGGCAAGCGCAAGCAGCTACTCTTTTAATAGCAATCGAGCAGGCCAGCGGGCCCGTGGTGCTGGTGGGCAACGAGATCGGCCTGGGCGTGATCCCGCTCGGGCGCGAGGTGCGCGCCTTCGTCGATGCCCTGGGCCAGCTCAACCAGCAGGTGGCGCACACTTGCGCGCGCGTCACCCTGATGGTGGCGGGCCAGCCCCTGACCGTAAAGCAATCATGACCCCCACCCCCGTCAAACGCATTCTGTTCGTCGTCGCGCTGCTGCTGGCGCTGCTGCTGCTCATGTGGGGCACGGCGCAGGCGCAAGGCGTGCAGCTGACCGACGACCGGGGCCGGCGCGTGCAGCTGGCGCAGCCGCCGCAGCGCATCGTCAGCCTCCTGCCCTCGCTGGCTGAGAGCGTGTGCGCCCTGGGCGCCTGCGAGCGTCTGGTGGGGGTGGACCGCTACACCAACTGGCCCGAGAGCGTGAAAAAACTGCCCCAGGTCGGCGGCGGGCTCGATCCCAACATCGAGGCCATCGTCGCCCTGCGCCCGGACGTGGTGCTCATGGCGGCCTCCTCGCGTGCCGCCGAGCGCCTGCTGGCGCTGGGCATCCCGGTGCTGGCGCTCGAACCCAAAACCCATGCCGACGTGCAGCGCGTGCTGGGCAAAATCGGCCTGCTGCTGGGCGTGCCCGATGCCCGGCGCGTCTGGCGCGAGATCGACGCCGGCGTCAGCGCCGCCGCCCAGTCCATCCCGCCAGCGGCGCGGGGCCAGCGGGTGTATTTCGAGGTCAGCCCCGGGCCGTTTGGCGCGGGGGAGGGATCATTCATCGGCGAGACCCTGGCGCGCCTGCACGCGCGCAACGTGCTGCCGGCCAGCCTGGGGCCGTTTCCCAAGCTGAACCCGGAATACATCGTGCGCGCCGATCCGGATCGCATCATGGTCGGCGCGCGCAGCGCCGACGGCCTGCTCGCGCGCCCCGGCTGGGCCGCCATGCGGGCGCTGCGCGAGGGCCATTTGTGCCGCTTCAGCGCCGAAGAATCCGACATCCTCATCCGCCCCGGCCCGCGCATGGCCGAGGCCGCGCGCCTCATGGCTGCCTGCCTGCGCGAGGGGCTTTAAATGGGGATCGCATAAATGGGGGTCAGACTCCAATTTCCATCCACGCCCGCCGCAGAGGTCAGAAATTGGAATCTGACCCCCATTTACTGGGCGCTGGGTCTGGTGCTGCTGGGTTTGCTGCTGGTGCTGCTGGGCCTGGCCGTGGGCAGCACGGGGCTGGAGAGCCTGCGCTCGCTGTGGGCCGGCGAGGGGGCCGAGGCCGCCATGGCGCGCCAGATCGTCTGGGACATTCGCCTGCCGCGCACCCTGGGCGCCTGGGCCGCCGGCGCACTCCTGGGGCTGGCCGGCGCCGTGGCGCAGGGGCTGTTTCGCAATCCGCTGGCCGATCCTTACCTGCTGGGCAGCGCCTCGGGCGCTTCGCTCGGCGTGGCGTTGGCGCTGGCACTCCTGGGCGGCGCCGGCGGCATGTTGGGCGCGGCCAGCGGCCTGGTGCCGGTGTCGGTGTATTCCAGCCACTGGCTGGTGCGCCTGGGGCTGACCGGGGCGGCCTTCGTCGGCGCCGTCGCCGCCGTGCTGCTGACGCTGCTGCTGGCGCGCGGCGTGCAGCACACGCTGCGCCTGTTGCTCGCCGGCGTCGTCGTCGGCGTGGTGCTGGGCGCCTGCACCTCGCTCATCTTGCTGCTCTCGCCCGATTCGTTGCAGGCCATGCAGGGCTTTTTGCTCGGCTCGACCGGCTTCGTCGGCTGGACGGCCTGCCTGCTTCTCTTGGCCGTGTGGCTGCCGTGCCTGCTGCTGTCGTGGCTGCTGGCGCGCGCGCTCGACGCCCTGGCGCTGGGCGAGGCCACGGCGCACAGCCTGGGCCTGCCGCTGGCCCAGCAGCGTGCCGCCCTGGTGGCGCTGCTGGCGCTGGCCACGGGCACGGCGGTGGCGCAGACGGGGCTCATCGCCTTCGTCGGCCTGGCGGCGCCGCACCTGGTGCGCGCCGCCGTGCGCGTGACGCATGGCCGGCTGATGGTGCTCGCCAGCCTGATGGGCGGGGCGCTGCTGGCGGGCGCCGACCTGCTCGCACGCGGCCTGCTGGCGCCGCAGGAGCTGCCCGTGGGCGTGCTCACGGCGGTGCTCGGCGGCGGCTACCTGCTGTGGCTCATGCACCGGCGCACGGCGCCTGGGGGGCTGCTTTGAATGCTCCTAATTTGATAGCTGTTCGCGCTTGCCAGTTGGGCCTTTCGATCGGAAATCGCCCTATATTGCACGGCGTCGATCTGGCGCTGGAGGCAGGGCGCTGGAGCTGCATCGTCGGCCCCAACGGCGCCGGCAAATCCACCTTGCTCAAGGCCCTGGCTGGATTGCTGCCCTGCACCGGCAGCGTGCAGCTGCTTGGGCGCGACCTGGCCGCCTGGCCCCGGCGTGTGCGCGCGCAGCAGCTCGCCTGGCTGGGGCAGAACGAGAGCACCGCCGAAGACCTGTGCGTGTACGACGTTGCCATGCTCGGGCGCTTGCCGCACCAGGGCTGGCTGCAGCCGGCCAGCGCCGCCGACCACGCCGCCGTGGAGCAGGCACTGCGCTGCACCCAGGCCTGGGACTGGCGCGCGCGGCCGCTGGCGCAGCTCTCGGGCGGCGAGCGCCAGCGCGTGCTGCTGGCGCGGGCGCTGGCGGTGCAGGCGCAGGTGCTGCTCATGGACGAGCCGCTGGCCAACCTTGATCCGCCGCACCAGGCCGACTGGCTGCAGACCGTGCGCGCCTTGACCGCCGCTGGCCGCACCGTGGTCAGCGTGCTGCACGAGCTGGGCATGGCGCTGCACGCCGATTCGCTGGTGGTGCTGCAGCAGGGCCGGGTGCTGCACCACGGCCCGGGCGCGGCGGTGGCCACGCACCAGGCGGTGCAGGCGGTTTTTGAGCAGCGCGTGGCCATCCATGCGCTGCAGGGGCAGTGGGTGGCGCTGCCGCAATGAATTTGTTATGAAGCTGTTTTTATCCCGCGTTCTTGCAACGCATTTCAACCCCGAAGGAGAAGCACCATGCACATCGAACCAGGACTGGTGGACGTCGGCAAGATCGTTCTGAGTTACGCCACAGCAACGGCTGCGTTGGGCTACGGCGCTCGTTTGGCCCTCAAGGCACTGCAGCGCGATGGCGCGCTGGCCCTGCTGCTGCGCAGCGCCATCGCCACGGCGCTGGTGTTCGCATCGTTTGAAATCCTGCCGCACCACCCGGTGGGCGTGTCCGAGGTGCACCTGATTTTGGGCACCACGCTGCTGCTGCTGTTGGGCGCTGCGCCGGCGGCCATCGGCCTGGCGGCGGGGTTGCTGACGCAAAGCCTGTTCTTTGCGCCGCAGGATCTGCCGCAGTACGGCATGAACGTGACCACGCTGCTGGTGCCGCTCTTTGCCACCGCTGCGCTGGCCGAACGCATCATTCCCCAGAGCACGGCTTACGTTGACTTGGGCTACGCCCAGACCTTCAAGCTCTCGCTCGCCTACCAGGGCGGCATCGTCGCCTGGGTGGCGTTCTGGGCGCTGTACGGCCAGGGCGTGGGCGCGGACAACCTGCAGAGCATTGGCAGCTTTGGCGCCGCCTACCTGAGCGTGGTGCTGCTCGAACCCCTGGTGGACCTGGGCGTGCTCGCCGCCGCCAAGGCGCTGCGCCGCCTGCAGGGCAGCACCTTGATCCAGTCGCGTGTGTACCAGCCAGCCTGAGCCGTTGGATTGCAGAAAGAAGCCATGGAAATCGAAACCCCACCATCGCAGCGCGACACCCCCAAGCCCCAGGGCGAGCGCCGGGGCCTGGTGCTGGTGCACACCGGCAACGGCAAAGGCAAGAGCACGGCCGCCTTCGGCCTGGCGCTGCGCGCGCACGGGCGCGGCAAGGCCGTCAAGGTCTACCAGTTCATGAAAGTGCCCAGCGCCCGCTTTGGCGAGCACCGGCTGTTCGAGCAGCTGGGCATCCCCATCGAGGGCCTGGGCGACGGCTTTTCCTGGAAAAGCAAGGATCTGGAGCATTCGGCGCAGCTCGCCCGTGA
This DNA window, taken from Acidovorax sp. HDW3, encodes the following:
- a CDS encoding cobyrinate a,c-diamide synthase, producing the protein MNAPARCPALVLSALASGQGKTTVTAALARLHARQGRRVRVFKCGPDYLDPYWHQLASGAPVEQLDLWMTGPEDCAARLHAAACAADLVLVEGVMGLFDGADSVADLAQRFGIPVLAVVDARAMGGTLGAVAHGLKTFRPGLPWAGVLANGVAGARHAQLLQEGLPDAADWLGALPRLAGAGGGPLLPERHLGLVAAHELPDALARLDAAADALAATPLGQMDAVALQRFAVDFAPQPQAAVAPLLAGRTVAVARDAAFTFIYPANVRTLEQLGARVVFFSPLAGEDLPPCDALWLPGGYPELHAEPLATHARLQQDLRAHVAAGKPVWAECGGMMALAEAIDLPDGRTLPLWGLLPGRVTQQQRLAGLGPQELALPAGVLRGHTFHYSVFDSPAPIACHAHRAHDGAAGEAVYRQGSIRASYFHAWFASSPAATAELFT
- a CDS encoding bifunctional adenosylcobinamide kinase/adenosylcobinamide-phosphate guanylyltransferase, with the translated sequence MSTIATSELILGGQKSGKSRRAELLARQWLAQSPTHRAVLIATGQPWDEEMRQRIERHQRERAERVPGLLTVEEPYALAPTLARVSSPQVLVVIDCLTLWLTNLLMPGEESEPNRPLTLGWQAQAATLLIAIEQASGPVVLVGNEIGLGVIPLGREVRAFVDALGQLNQQVAHTCARVTLMVAGQPLTVKQS
- a CDS encoding ABC transporter substrate-binding protein — encoded protein: MTPTPVKRILFVVALLLALLLLMWGTAQAQGVQLTDDRGRRVQLAQPPQRIVSLLPSLAESVCALGACERLVGVDRYTNWPESVKKLPQVGGGLDPNIEAIVALRPDVVLMAASSRAAERLLALGIPVLALEPKTHADVQRVLGKIGLLLGVPDARRVWREIDAGVSAAAQSIPPAARGQRVYFEVSPGPFGAGEGSFIGETLARLHARNVLPASLGPFPKLNPEYIVRADPDRIMVGARSADGLLARPGWAAMRALREGHLCRFSAEESDILIRPGPRMAEAARLMAACLREGL
- a CDS encoding iron chelate uptake ABC transporter family permease subunit; its protein translation is MGVRLQFPSTPAAEVRNWNLTPIYWALGLVLLGLLLVLLGLAVGSTGLESLRSLWAGEGAEAAMARQIVWDIRLPRTLGAWAAGALLGLAGAVAQGLFRNPLADPYLLGSASGASLGVALALALLGGAGGMLGAASGLVPVSVYSSHWLVRLGLTGAAFVGAVAAVLLTLLLARGVQHTLRLLLAGVVVGVVLGACTSLILLLSPDSLQAMQGFLLGSTGFVGWTACLLLLAVWLPCLLLSWLLARALDALALGEATAHSLGLPLAQQRAALVALLALATGTAVAQTGLIAFVGLAAPHLVRAAVRVTHGRLMVLASLMGGALLAGADLLARGLLAPQELPVGVLTAVLGGGYLLWLMHRRTAPGGLL
- a CDS encoding ABC transporter ATP-binding protein, whose product is MLHGVDLALEAGRWSCIVGPNGAGKSTLLKALAGLLPCTGSVQLLGRDLAAWPRRVRAQQLAWLGQNESTAEDLCVYDVAMLGRLPHQGWLQPASAADHAAVEQALRCTQAWDWRARPLAQLSGGERQRVLLARALAVQAQVLLMDEPLANLDPPHQADWLQTVRALTAAGRTVVSVLHELGMALHADSLVVLQQGRVLHHGPGAAVATHQAVQAVFEQRVAIHALQGQWVALPQ
- a CDS encoding energy-coupling factor ABC transporter permease, with the protein product MHIEPGLVDVGKIVLSYATATAALGYGARLALKALQRDGALALLLRSAIATALVFASFEILPHHPVGVSEVHLILGTTLLLLLGAAPAAIGLAAGLLTQSLFFAPQDLPQYGMNVTTLLVPLFATAALAERIIPQSTAYVDLGYAQTFKLSLAYQGGIVAWVAFWALYGQGVGADNLQSIGSFGAAYLSVVLLEPLVDLGVLAAAKALRRLQGSTLIQSRVYQPA
- the cobO gene encoding cob(I)yrinic acid a,c-diamide adenosyltransferase; this translates as MEIETPPSQRDTPKPQGERRGLVLVHTGNGKGKSTAAFGLALRAHGRGKAVKVYQFMKVPSARFGEHRLFEQLGIPIEGLGDGFSWKSKDLEHSAQLARDGWAKAEASIRSGELFMVVLDEIMYPLRYGWIALDDVLACLRERPGHVHVVLTGRGAPQELIDAADTVTEMALIKHHFQAGVPAQRGIED